A genomic region of Catalinimonas niigatensis contains the following coding sequences:
- a CDS encoding MarR family winged helix-turn-helix transcriptional regulator gives MKLEDEIKQQQFKNPYFKAILNVRVTESWLSSQVNQTLKPFGISQEQYNVLRILKGQYPNPSSLLLITERMVNRMSNATRLVEKLRQGGYVTRKECPSNRRKVDILITDKGLELLEQIKPELDATMDQMKNLSLEEASLLNDLLDKFRG, from the coding sequence ATGAAATTGGAGGATGAAATCAAACAGCAACAGTTCAAGAATCCTTATTTCAAGGCGATATTGAATGTAAGAGTGACAGAGAGCTGGCTGTCAAGCCAGGTCAACCAGACGCTTAAACCCTTTGGTATCTCGCAAGAGCAATACAATGTCTTGCGCATATTGAAAGGACAGTATCCGAATCCTTCTTCTCTTTTGCTCATCACGGAACGCATGGTCAACCGGATGTCCAACGCCACACGTCTGGTGGAGAAATTGCGACAGGGCGGCTATGTGACCCGGAAAGAATGTCCCAGTAACAGACGCAAAGTAGATATTCTGATTACTGACAAAGGCCTGGAGCTATTGGAGCAAATCAAACCGGAGTTGGATGCTACCATGGATCAAATGAAAAATCTGAGTCTGGAAGAAGCAAGCCTGTTAAACGATTTGCTGGATAAGTTCAGAGGATAA
- a CDS encoding saccharopine dehydrogenase family protein, translated as MSKVLIIGAGGVGNVVAHKCASVPEVFSEIMLASRTLSKCDQIARLVAEKYPHVKPIQTAQVDADNVPELVALIKKFQPEMVINVALPYQDLTIMDACLETKVHYLDTANYEPKDVAKFEYKWQWAYQERFKEAGLMALLGCGFDPGVTGVFTAYAQKHHFDEIHYLDIIDCNAGDHGKAFATNFNPEINIREITQNGRYWEKGEWKETQPLEIHQPINYPEIGPKESYLLYHEELESLTKNIKHLKRARFWMTFGQEYIKHLTVLQNVGMTRIDPVKFNGVDIVPLEFLKAVLPEPGSLGENYKGQTSIGCQIKGIKDGQEKTYFVYNNCDHAETYKEVSAQAVSYTTGVPAMIGAMMMLTGKWKKAGVYNVEEFDPDPFMEALNKYGLAWHENVNEPLAFDDYTIN; from the coding sequence ATGAGTAAAGTATTAATCATTGGAGCTGGGGGTGTAGGCAATGTAGTTGCCCATAAATGCGCCTCCGTGCCTGAAGTTTTTTCAGAGATAATGCTGGCCAGTCGCACCCTCTCCAAATGTGATCAGATTGCCCGTTTGGTGGCGGAAAAATACCCCCATGTCAAACCTATACAGACTGCCCAGGTAGATGCCGACAATGTGCCGGAACTGGTAGCTTTGATCAAAAAATTTCAGCCGGAGATGGTGATCAATGTGGCTTTGCCTTATCAGGATCTCACCATCATGGATGCCTGTCTGGAAACCAAGGTACATTATCTGGACACTGCCAATTACGAACCCAAAGATGTAGCTAAGTTTGAATATAAATGGCAGTGGGCTTATCAGGAACGTTTCAAAGAAGCCGGGCTGATGGCTCTGCTGGGCTGTGGATTTGATCCGGGCGTAACCGGCGTATTTACGGCTTATGCCCAGAAGCATCATTTTGATGAAATCCATTACCTGGACATCATTGACTGCAATGCGGGAGATCATGGCAAAGCTTTCGCCACCAATTTCAATCCCGAGATTAACATTCGGGAAATTACCCAGAACGGACGTTATTGGGAAAAAGGAGAATGGAAGGAAACTCAACCTCTGGAAATTCACCAACCGATCAACTATCCTGAAATTGGCCCTAAAGAGTCCTATTTGCTTTACCATGAGGAGTTAGAATCGCTTACCAAAAATATCAAGCACCTCAAGCGTGCCCGCTTCTGGATGACCTTCGGCCAGGAATACATCAAACACCTCACTGTGCTGCAAAATGTAGGTATGACCCGTATTGATCCGGTGAAATTCAATGGAGTAGATATCGTGCCACTGGAGTTTTTAAAGGCAGTACTGCCCGAACCCGGATCTCTGGGAGAAAACTACAAAGGACAGACCTCTATTGGCTGTCAGATCAAAGGTATCAAAGATGGCCAGGAGAAGACCTATTTTGTGTATAACAATTGTGACCATGCTGAGACGTACAAAGAAGTAAGCGCACAGGCCGTTTCTTATACTACCGGCGTACCTGCGATGATCGGTGCCATGATGATGCTGACGGGTAAGTGGAAAAAGGCAGGTGTGTACAATGTTGAAGAGTTTGATCCTGATCCCTTTATGGAAGCACTTAACAAATATGGACTTGCCTGGCATGAAAACGTAAACGAACCACTGGCTTTTGACGATTATACCATAAATTAA
- a CDS encoding YceI family protein, translating to MENVTEKTTKWVIDPMHSEVQFKVKHLVISTVTGYFHKYDANFTSSKEDFSDAKVTFTADISSISTNNEQRDTHLKSDDFFNAEKHPKMTFVSKELKKAGDDTYKLIGDLTIRDVTKTIELDVEYGGTMVDPYGNTKVGFEVTGTINRKEYGLRWDAVTEAGGAVVSDKVKLIANVQFAKQA from the coding sequence ATGGAAAATGTAACAGAAAAAACAACAAAGTGGGTAATTGACCCTATGCATTCAGAAGTACAATTCAAAGTGAAGCACCTGGTAATCTCTACAGTTACTGGCTATTTTCATAAATACGATGCTAATTTCACTTCTTCAAAAGAAGATTTTTCAGATGCAAAAGTGACGTTCACTGCGGATATCAGCAGCATTAGCACCAACAATGAGCAGCGTGATACCCACCTGAAGTCAGATGATTTCTTCAATGCTGAGAAGCATCCCAAGATGACTTTTGTATCCAAAGAACTGAAGAAAGCCGGAGATGATACATACAAACTCATTGGTGACCTGACGATTCGCGATGTCACCAAAACAATAGAACTGGATGTAGAATATGGTGGCACCATGGTAGATCCTTATGGCAATACTAAAGTAGGTTTTGAAGTAACTGGTACCATCAATCGTAAAGAATATGGTCTGAGATGGGATGCAGTGACTGAAGCCGGTGGTGCAGTAGTAAGCGATAAAGTAAAACTTATTGCCAACGTACAATTTGCCAAGCAGGCATAA
- the nspC gene encoding carboxynorspermidine decarboxylase — protein MSINFKEVPSACFVLEESKLRRNLEIMKRVQDASGVNIILALKGFAMYSTFGLIKQYLHGTTASSLHEARLGFEEFGDEVHAYSPAYFEDEFDELMRYCNHITFNSPAQWNRFKSKIQEGEKKISCAIRINPEYSEVETDLYNPCAIGTRLGVTADQLGDTLPEGIEGLHFHTLCESDSYALERTLKEVEAKFSHLLRQAKWLNMGGGHLMTREGYDIEHLIGLIKYMREKYNINIIMEPGSAVAWDTGYLIATVQDIIESKSVHAAILDVSIAAHMPDCIEMPYKPKILGAEDARAGHPAYRIGGTTCLAGDYVGDYYFEKSLQPGDRLVFNDMMHYTMVKTTTFNGVRHPSIGIWHEDDTFELVKTFGYESYKHKLS, from the coding sequence ATGTCTATCAATTTTAAGGAAGTACCTTCAGCCTGTTTTGTACTGGAAGAAAGCAAACTGCGTCGCAACCTGGAAATCATGAAGCGGGTACAGGATGCATCCGGCGTCAACATCATTCTGGCACTCAAAGGCTTTGCCATGTACAGTACTTTTGGCCTGATCAAGCAATACCTGCATGGTACTACGGCTTCTTCTTTGCATGAAGCCCGGCTTGGTTTTGAGGAGTTTGGTGACGAAGTACATGCCTATAGCCCGGCTTATTTTGAGGATGAATTTGATGAACTGATGCGCTACTGCAATCATATTACGTTCAATTCTCCAGCACAGTGGAACCGCTTTAAGTCAAAAATACAGGAGGGTGAAAAGAAAATTTCCTGCGCCATCCGCATTAATCCTGAGTATTCGGAGGTAGAAACAGACCTCTATAATCCTTGTGCGATTGGTACCCGTCTGGGTGTAACTGCCGATCAATTGGGAGATACCTTACCGGAAGGCATTGAAGGCTTACATTTCCATACACTTTGCGAAAGCGACTCTTACGCTCTGGAGCGTACCTTAAAAGAGGTAGAAGCAAAATTCAGTCATCTGCTCAGGCAGGCTAAATGGTTGAACATGGGCGGTGGGCATCTGATGACCCGCGAGGGCTATGACATTGAGCATCTGATAGGTTTGATCAAATATATGCGGGAAAAATATAATATCAATATTATTATGGAGCCTGGATCGGCAGTAGCCTGGGATACCGGTTACCTTATCGCTACCGTACAGGATATCATTGAAAGCAAAAGTGTGCATGCAGCGATTCTTGATGTAAGCATAGCTGCGCATATGCCTGATTGTATAGAGATGCCTTATAAACCCAAAATTCTGGGTGCAGAAGATGCCCGAGCTGGCCATCCGGCTTACCGTATCGGGGGTACTACCTGTCTGGCCGGAGATTATGTTGGAGATTATTACTTTGAAAAAAGCCTTCAACCTGGAGATAGGCTGGTTTTTAACGACATGATGCATTATACGATGGTAAAAACCACTACCTTTAATGGCGTTAGACACCCTTCAATTGGTATCTGGCACGAGGATGATACTTTTGAGTTGGTCAAAACCTTTGGCTACGAATCTTATAAGCATAAGCTTTCTTAA
- a CDS encoding hydrogen peroxide-inducible genes activator, which translates to MTIEQLQYALSVYQHSSFIKAADASHVSQPALTMQIKNLEVEVGFMLFDRTYKPLRVTEAGKTFLEKAKEVLLSVQGLKNLAEELRAYESGVLKIGMIPTLAPYLLPLFIRQFNEQYPEIELHITELTTEEVLSSLKDGKLDAGMIATPVSGKGLHFKALFYEHFYIYVSEDHPWYRKTSVQLDQIAGKDLWLLKEGNCFRNQVNDLCHLGKKTEHEKLTYESNSIASLMRIVEHQGGLTFIPELATLGVNPQKENMLKNISGQRVVREISLVFSRSHYKQKLLDKLESCILQNIPHHMRSVGNNEVVDSFIKY; encoded by the coding sequence ATGACTATTGAGCAACTGCAATACGCTCTGTCGGTATATCAACATTCCAGCTTTATTAAAGCAGCCGATGCTTCGCATGTAAGCCAACCGGCGCTTACCATGCAAATCAAAAACCTGGAAGTAGAAGTGGGCTTTATGCTCTTTGACCGGACCTACAAACCACTGAGAGTTACAGAAGCAGGAAAGACTTTTTTGGAGAAAGCCAAAGAAGTATTACTTTCTGTACAGGGTCTGAAAAATCTGGCCGAAGAACTGCGGGCTTATGAAAGTGGAGTACTCAAAATAGGAATGATTCCTACCCTGGCGCCCTATCTTCTGCCTCTGTTTATCCGGCAATTCAACGAACAGTATCCTGAGATTGAGCTACATATTACTGAACTGACTACAGAAGAAGTACTAAGTAGCCTCAAAGATGGTAAGTTGGATGCAGGTATGATTGCAACCCCTGTGTCGGGTAAAGGGCTACATTTTAAAGCCTTATTTTATGAGCATTTCTATATCTATGTGTCAGAAGATCATCCCTGGTACCGTAAAACATCGGTACAGCTTGATCAGATTGCAGGCAAAGACCTCTGGCTTTTAAAAGAGGGCAACTGCTTTCGCAATCAAGTCAATGACTTATGCCATCTGGGCAAAAAAACAGAACACGAAAAACTTACTTATGAAAGCAATTCTATTGCTTCGCTGATGCGCATAGTAGAGCATCAGGGAGGACTTACTTTTATACCCGAACTGGCTACGCTGGGCGTGAATCCTCAGAAAGAGAACATGCTTAAAAACATTAGTGGTCAGAGGGTAGTAAGAGAAATTAGCCTGGTATTTAGCCGTTCACACTATAAACAAAAGTTGCTGGACAAGTTGGAAAGTTGTATTCTGCAAAATATTCCTCATCATATGAGAAGTGTAGGAAACAATGAAGTGGTTGATTCTTTTATAAAATATTAA
- a CDS encoding serine hydrolase domain-containing protein: MRLAPSINSLFLVFTFFLFSLSGFAQELPSLDPRKAGFSEERLARLSAYLNQEIEAGNLAGAVSLIVRNGATAHYQAYGKSKLSEKSAMQKDQLFFIQSMTKPIVSVAFMMLYEEGHFDLNDPLEKYLPAFADMQVQNSAGTTDTIDAPIRLWHLLSHTAGLSHGLGGSELDKKYREALYMQQHPDIKARVSVLPDLPLVGQPGEQWYYSAAPDVLSLLIEHFSGMNTAEFLQQRIFDPLGMDDTGYNVDDSKKNRVVGLHQKDEEGKLTVSERQTPTTGNTIYGGTHGLFSTAEDYMRFCLMLLNKGEWNRKQLLSPKTIELMTVNHVGELFGEGYGFGLGFSVRTDLSEPRALGSVGTFGWSGAYNTYFFVDPQEELVGILMNQFAPYTDFYSKKFQQLVYQAIND, encoded by the coding sequence ATGAGATTAGCCCCTTCAATTAACAGCCTTTTTTTAGTATTTACTTTTTTTCTATTTTCCTTATCTGGATTTGCCCAGGAACTTCCCTCCCTTGATCCGCGAAAAGCAGGTTTTTCTGAAGAGAGATTGGCACGTTTATCTGCTTACCTGAATCAGGAAATTGAAGCAGGCAATCTGGCCGGTGCAGTAAGCCTGATTGTCAGGAATGGTGCTACGGCTCACTATCAAGCCTATGGTAAAAGTAAGCTATCCGAAAAAAGCGCCATGCAGAAAGATCAGCTCTTTTTCATACAGTCCATGACCAAACCTATTGTCAGCGTCGCTTTTATGATGCTCTATGAAGAAGGTCACTTTGACCTGAATGATCCACTTGAAAAGTATCTTCCTGCTTTTGCAGATATGCAGGTACAAAATTCAGCAGGTACTACCGACACAATTGATGCGCCGATTCGGCTCTGGCATCTCTTAAGCCACACAGCTGGTTTATCGCATGGCCTGGGCGGCAGTGAACTGGATAAAAAATATCGCGAAGCATTATATATGCAGCAGCATCCTGACATAAAAGCCCGGGTAAGCGTATTGCCTGACTTACCGCTGGTGGGTCAGCCCGGTGAACAATGGTATTACAGTGCAGCCCCTGATGTATTGTCTCTGCTGATTGAGCATTTTTCCGGGATGAATACCGCTGAATTTTTACAGCAAAGGATTTTTGATCCACTGGGCATGGACGATACCGGATACAATGTGGATGACAGTAAGAAGAACAGAGTGGTGGGCTTGCACCAGAAAGATGAAGAAGGAAAATTAACAGTTAGTGAAAGACAAACGCCTACTACCGGCAATACCATTTATGGAGGTACGCATGGTTTATTTTCTACCGCTGAAGATTATATGCGTTTCTGTCTGATGCTACTCAACAAAGGTGAATGGAATAGAAAACAACTGCTCAGCCCCAAAACAATTGAATTGATGACGGTAAATCATGTGGGGGAACTGTTTGGAGAAGGATATGGCTTTGGATTGGGGTTTTCGGTACGTACTGATCTTTCCGAGCCCAGGGCTTTAGGTTCAGTAGGCACTTTTGGCTGGTCAGGTGCTTACAACACTTACTTTTTTGTTGATCCTCAGGAAGAACTGGTGGGAATACTCATGAACCAGTTTGCGCCTTACACAGATTTCTACAGCAAAAAATTCCAGCAACTTGTCTATCAGGCAATTAATGATTAA
- the cysM gene encoding cysteine synthase CysM, protein MTLFDLIGNTPLVKLETIPDFKNVTIYGKLEGQNPGGSVKDRAAYGMIKGALDRGEIKKGDQLVEATSGNTGIALAMIAQSMGVHMTLLMPENATQERIQAMKAYGAKVVLTPAEKTIEYSRQLADEMVANEGYYMLNQFANPDNYGMHYKTTGPEIWWDTEGQVTHFVSAMGTTGTIMGVSRYLKEQNPDVQIVGTQPTEGSSIPGIRRWSPEYLPKIFERERVDRIIDVSEEEARIMARRLAKEEAILSGMSSGGALQAALKLAGEIKEGVIVFIVCDRGDRYLSSDLFD, encoded by the coding sequence ATGACCCTTTTTGACCTGATTGGCAATACTCCTTTGGTAAAGTTGGAAACCATCCCTGATTTTAAAAATGTAACGATTTACGGTAAACTGGAAGGCCAAAATCCCGGAGGCAGTGTCAAAGACCGGGCGGCTTACGGTATGATCAAAGGGGCTTTGGACAGAGGAGAAATCAAAAAGGGCGATCAACTGGTAGAAGCCACCAGCGGAAACACAGGCATTGCCCTGGCTATGATCGCGCAGTCTATGGGCGTCCACATGACCTTGCTCATGCCTGAAAACGCTACCCAGGAAAGAATTCAGGCTATGAAAGCCTATGGGGCTAAAGTGGTACTGACCCCGGCTGAAAAAACCATTGAATATTCACGCCAGCTAGCCGATGAGATGGTAGCCAACGAAGGCTACTACATGTTGAATCAGTTTGCCAATCCGGACAATTATGGCATGCACTACAAAACGACCGGACCGGAAATCTGGTGGGATACTGAAGGCCAAGTTACTCATTTTGTATCGGCAATGGGCACTACAGGTACGATCATGGGGGTATCACGCTACCTCAAAGAGCAGAACCCTGATGTACAGATTGTAGGAACACAACCTACTGAAGGCTCCAGCATACCGGGCATCCGTCGCTGGTCGCCGGAGTACCTTCCCAAAATCTTTGAGCGCGAACGTGTAGACAGGATCATTGATGTCAGTGAAGAAGAGGCAAGGATTATGGCGCGTCGGCTAGCCAAAGAAGAAGCCATACTCTCTGGCATGAGCAGTGGTGGAGCATTGCAGGCTGCATTGAAACTGGCCGGAGAAATCAAAGAAGGTGTGATTGTCTTCATCGTCTGCGACCGTGGCGACCGCTACCTGAGTTCTGATCTATTTGATTGA
- a CDS encoding Dps family protein: MNTTTAKIDTAIKNEKLVKQLNQLLADYQLYYQNLRGFHWNIKGHLFFHLHDKFEALYREASETVDEIAERVRALGATPLHTLEDYFQQAQLTSAKDISNGEEAVSITLKNSQVLLYDLKEVLQLGEELNDEATITLISDLITGTEKRIWMLKAFLG, encoded by the coding sequence ATGAATACTACCACAGCTAAGATAGATACTGCCATAAAAAATGAAAAACTGGTTAAGCAACTGAATCAATTACTGGCTGATTACCAGTTATATTATCAAAATCTGAGAGGATTTCATTGGAATATCAAAGGACATCTTTTCTTTCATCTGCACGACAAATTTGAAGCACTGTATAGAGAAGCCAGTGAAACTGTAGATGAGATCGCAGAACGTGTGCGTGCGTTAGGAGCTACTCCTTTGCATACGCTGGAAGATTATTTTCAGCAGGCGCAGTTGACTTCTGCCAAAGACATCAGCAACGGAGAAGAGGCTGTAAGTATTACGCTGAAAAATAGCCAGGTACTCCTTTATGATCTGAAAGAAGTATTGCAACTTGGAGAAGAGCTTAACGATGAAGCTACTATTACTTTGATCAGCGATTTAATTACTGGTACTGAAAAACGTATCTGGATGCTGAAAGCATTTTTGGGTTAA
- a CDS encoding glutamate-5-semialdehyde dehydrogenase, producing the protein MIAQTNITDHLILVQQASRKAYRLSTSQINQVLIDVAELAEQRTEEILHANQKDLDRMDSNDPKYDRLMLTTQRIQGIASDMRNVAKLDTPLGKILDEKKLENGLQLRKVSVPMGVIGIIYEARPNVTFDVFALCLKSGNACVLKGGSDAEFSNIAIASIIHEVLEKHHIDTHMLYLMPAGREATQMLLEAVGYVDIIIPRGSQGLINFVREHAKVPVIETGAGIVHTYLDKSGDLVKAKEIIFNAKTRRVSVCNALDCLIIHRDRLTDLEALTHKLITKEVEIFADTLSYDELEGKYPVALLHQAQAEHFGTEFLSHKLAIKTVNNLEEALDHIAKYSSKHSEAVIAEDKEVIEAFMQSVDAAAVYANASTAYTDGAQFGMGAEIGISTQKLHARGPMALPELTSYKWQIYGNGQVRA; encoded by the coding sequence ATGATCGCACAGACTAATATTACCGACCATCTTATCCTAGTACAGCAGGCATCCCGCAAAGCCTACCGGCTTAGCACCTCACAGATCAATCAGGTACTCATTGATGTAGCAGAACTTGCAGAGCAGCGTACCGAAGAGATTCTTCATGCCAATCAAAAAGATCTGGATCGTATGGACTCAAATGATCCTAAATATGATCGCCTGATGCTGACGACACAACGAATCCAGGGGATTGCTTCTGATATGCGGAATGTTGCCAAACTGGATACTCCGCTGGGCAAAATACTGGATGAAAAAAAACTAGAAAACGGCTTGCAGTTACGTAAAGTCAGCGTACCTATGGGTGTCATTGGCATTATTTACGAAGCTCGCCCCAATGTGACTTTTGATGTGTTTGCGCTATGTTTGAAGTCGGGCAATGCCTGCGTACTGAAAGGCGGGAGTGACGCAGAGTTTTCAAATATTGCTATCGCTTCAATTATCCACGAAGTGCTGGAAAAACACCATATTGATACACATATGTTGTACCTTATGCCTGCTGGCAGAGAAGCTACACAAATGTTGCTGGAAGCAGTGGGTTATGTAGATATTATCATCCCCAGAGGAAGCCAGGGACTCATCAATTTTGTGCGGGAGCATGCCAAAGTTCCGGTGATAGAAACAGGAGCTGGTATCGTACATACCTATCTTGATAAAAGCGGAGATTTGGTAAAGGCGAAGGAAATCATTTTCAATGCCAAAACCCGCAGGGTAAGTGTCTGCAATGCGCTGGACTGTCTTATTATTCATAGAGACAGGCTTACTGATCTGGAAGCATTGACACATAAATTAATCACCAAAGAGGTAGAAATCTTTGCCGATACACTTAGTTATGATGAATTGGAAGGAAAATATCCGGTAGCTTTACTGCATCAGGCACAAGCTGAGCATTTTGGTACGGAATTTTTATCTCATAAACTGGCCATCAAGACGGTAAACAACCTGGAAGAAGCGCTGGATCATATCGCAAAATATAGCTCCAAGCATAGCGAAGCCGTAATTGCTGAAGATAAAGAAGTTATTGAAGCCTTTATGCAGTCAGTAGACGCAGCAGCCGTTTATGCCAATGCTTCTACTGCTTATACGGATGGCGCTCAGTTTGGAATGGGCGCCGAAATTGGAATCAGTACACAAAAACTCCATGCCCGGGGACCCATGGCTTTGCCTGAACTGACCAGCTATAAATGGCAGATATACGGCAACGGGCAGGTGAGAGCGTAA
- a CDS encoding serine O-acetyltransferase — MDSSFAQRLYHSHQECTKCPSTKAILTFFHELMGVLFPPYAQENVGSFEDFEERIRSMKFDMSKILYSNLLHEGHNPEEVVQSFFHAVPEIYEKLLKDIDATFSGDPAAQSKDEVIRTYPGFYAIAAYRIANKLSHLGVKSIPRLLTEFAHSKTSIDIHPSATIGEYFCIDHGTGVVIGETSLIGDHVKIYQGVTLGALSVSKEDASTKRHPTLEDHVVVYSGATILGGNTVIGHHSIVGGNVWLTRSLPPHSKVYYQAQMHNSEQGQTDLIVFK, encoded by the coding sequence ATGGATTCATCATTTGCCCAAAGATTGTATCATTCTCATCAGGAGTGCACCAAATGCCCTTCAACTAAAGCTATTCTCACCTTTTTTCATGAACTCATGGGAGTGCTCTTTCCTCCCTATGCTCAGGAAAATGTAGGTTCCTTTGAAGACTTTGAAGAAAGGATTCGTTCCATGAAATTTGACATGAGTAAAATACTGTACAGTAACCTACTTCATGAAGGACATAATCCTGAAGAAGTGGTACAGTCATTTTTCCATGCTGTTCCTGAGATTTATGAAAAACTTTTAAAAGATATTGATGCTACTTTTTCCGGTGACCCGGCAGCACAAAGCAAAGATGAAGTCATCCGTACTTATCCTGGTTTTTATGCAATTGCTGCCTACAGAATTGCCAATAAGTTATCTCATTTAGGGGTTAAAAGTATCCCTCGGCTGCTCACTGAGTTTGCCCATAGTAAAACCAGTATAGATATCCATCCGAGTGCAACGATCGGAGAATATTTTTGTATTGATCATGGTACAGGGGTAGTCATCGGAGAAACCTCTCTGATTGGAGACCATGTAAAAATTTATCAGGGCGTTACTTTAGGAGCACTGAGTGTGAGTAAGGAAGATGCCAGTACAAAGCGCCACCCTACCCTGGAAGACCATGTGGTGGTCTATTCAGGAGCTACTATACTGGGGGGCAATACAGTGATAGGTCATCACTCCATCGTAGGGGGAAATGTGTGGCTTACCCGCTCTCTTCCTCCTCATTCTAAAGTTTACTACCAGGCACAGATGCATAATAGTGAACAAGGACAAACAGATTTAATCGTTTTTAAATAA
- a CDS encoding SulP family inorganic anion transporter, with protein MKQYFKLFDLSQKVDYKTEILSGLTVALALIPEAVAFSLIAGLSPLTGLYAAFMMGLVTSVLGGRPGMISGATGAVAVVLVSLVKSHGVEYIFATVILAGAIQMLAGVLRLGKFIRLVPHSVMFGFVNGLAIVIFLSQMDQFKVINTAGALEWMSGSTLYMMLGLVLITMLIIWGLPKLTKVVPASLTAILVVSGIVIGFGINTKTVGDIASIQGSFPPFHIPAIPFNLESLQIIFPYALIVAGVGLIESLLTLNLIDEITETRGRGNKECVAQGAANMLSGLFSGMGGCAMIGQSLINISSGARARLSGIVAAVMLLFFIMFGAGLIEQLPMAALTGLMIMVAIGTFEWASMRSFGKMPVSDVLVMVLVTLVTVFLHNLALAVLIGVIISALVFAWENAKRIRARKHIDENGVKHYEIYGPLFFGSVATFNEKFDVLDDPQEVIIDFAESRVADMSGIEVLNKITERYRKAGKTLHLKHLSDDCRVLLKNAEKVIDVNIIEDPTYRLAVDRI; from the coding sequence ATGAAGCAGTATTTTAAGTTATTTGACTTAAGTCAAAAAGTAGATTATAAAACTGAAATCTTGTCAGGTCTTACAGTAGCCCTTGCCTTAATTCCTGAAGCGGTGGCTTTTTCTTTGATTGCCGGTTTATCTCCCCTCACCGGATTATATGCCGCTTTTATGATGGGTCTGGTCACTTCTGTACTGGGTGGACGTCCTGGTATGATTTCTGGTGCTACCGGGGCCGTGGCGGTCGTATTGGTAAGCCTGGTCAAATCACATGGCGTCGAGTATATTTTTGCGACAGTCATCCTGGCTGGTGCGATCCAGATGCTGGCAGGCGTATTAAGACTCGGAAAATTTATCCGTCTGGTACCTCATTCCGTGATGTTTGGATTTGTGAATGGCCTAGCTATTGTCATCTTCCTTTCGCAAATGGATCAGTTCAAGGTAATCAATACAGCAGGCGCACTGGAATGGATGAGTGGCTCAACTTTGTATATGATGCTGGGACTGGTGTTGATCACCATGTTGATCATCTGGGGCTTGCCCAAACTGACCAAAGTGGTTCCCGCTTCCCTCACTGCCATTCTGGTAGTGTCAGGTATCGTGATAGGTTTTGGCATCAATACCAAAACAGTAGGAGATATCGCTTCCATTCAGGGTAGCTTTCCTCCCTTCCATATTCCGGCCATTCCTTTCAATCTGGAAAGCCTGCAAATCATTTTTCCCTACGCCCTCATTGTTGCCGGAGTAGGATTGATTGAAAGTTTGCTCACCTTAAATTTAATAGATGAAATTACCGAAACACGAGGCAGAGGAAACAAAGAATGTGTAGCGCAGGGTGCCGCCAATATGCTGTCGGGTTTGTTCTCCGGTATGGGCGGCTGCGCCATGATCGGACAGAGTCTGATCAACATTTCTTCGGGAGCAAGGGCACGTTTGTCGGGAATAGTGGCGGCGGTGATGCTGCTTTTCTTTATCATGTTTGGCGCCGGCCTGATTGAGCAGTTGCCCATGGCAGCACTTACCGGACTGATGATCATGGTAGCCATCGGTACTTTTGAGTGGGCCAGCATGCGAAGTTTTGGCAAAATGCCGGTATCCGATGTGCTTGTCATGGTGTTGGTGACACTGGTCACCGTATTCCTGCATAACCTGGCCCTGGCGGTACTCATCGGGGTGATCATCTCTGCTCTGGTGTTTGCCTGGGAGAATGCCAAGCGCATCCGTGCCCGCAAACACATTGATGAAAATGGAGTAAAACATTATGAAATCTACGGGCCATTGTTCTTTGGCTCAGTCGCTACTTTCAATGAAAAATTTGATGTGTTGGATGATCCACAGGAAGTAATCATAGACTTTGCCGAAAGTAGAGTAGCGGATATGTCGGGAATAGAAGTGCTGAACAAAATTACCGAGCGCTATCGCAAAGCCGGTAAAACCCTGCACCTGAAGCACCTTAGCGATGATTGCAGAGTATTACTCAAGAATGCTGAGAAGGTAATTGATGTCAATATTATTGAAGATCCAACCTATCGTCTGGCAGTAGATAGAATTTAA